The uncultured Eubacteriales bacterium region CTATTGACAAATGAATCACAGACGCTATAATAAACATATGAACAATAGCTCATATGTTGTTAAGGAAAGGAGGCCAATACTATGGAGAAGCAGGATGGCATTGAGCGGTGCGAATATGAATGCGCCCATGAGGACATCATCTGCCGGGTAAGCAAAACCATGCCTGACGATGAAATTCTGTACGACTTGGCCGAGCTATTCAAGATCTTCGGCGACTCTACCCGCATCAAGATTCTGTATGCCCTCTTCGAAGCGGAGATGTGCGTATGTGACATTGCCCAGCTTTTGGGCATGACCCAATCGGCCATCTCCCACCAGCTCCGCGCCCTCAAGCAGAGCAAGCTGGTGAAGTACCGCCGGGAGGGAAAAACAGTCTTCTACTCCCTGGCGGACAGCCATGTGCGCTTGATCATCAATCAGGGCATGGAGCACGTAGCCGAATAAGATATTAGAGAGGAGCAATTTTATGAAAAAGAAATTTAAGCTGGTCGACCTGGATTGCGCCAACTGTGCCGCCAAGATGGAGGAAGCCATCAAGAAAATTAACGGCGTGAACGCCGCCACTGTCAGCTTTATGACCCAGAAACTCACCATCGACGCTGACGAAGGCCGTTTCGATGCCATCATGGCCGAGGCCGCCCGGGTCTGCAAGAGGATCGAGCCCGACTGCACCATCGTCATGTAAATCCGGCCGTACCGGAGTAACGCTGATAAAGAGGTGTTTGCAATGTCCAAGAGACAGAAACTTATGCTAGGGCGCATCCTCGCTTCCGCCCTACTGCTGATCGTCGCCGTTCTCCTCCCCGTGGAGGGCTGGGCTCGGCTCCTCGTCTTTTTGGTTCCCTATGCTATCATCGGCTGGGACATT contains the following coding sequences:
- the cadC gene encoding Cadmium resistance transcriptional regulatory protein CadC homolog, which encodes MEKQDGIERCEYECAHEDIICRVSKTMPDDEILYDLAELFKIFGDSTRIKILYALFEAEMCVCDIAQLLGMTQSAISHQLRALKQSKLVKYRREGKTVFYSLADSHVRLIINQGMEHVAE
- a CDS encoding Heavy metal-associated domain protein yields the protein MKKKFKLVDLDCANCAAKMEEAIKKINGVNAATVSFMTQKLTIDADEGRFDAIMAEAARVCKRIEPDCTIVM